AGGGGCAGGGCAGGCTTGCTTTTGGCTTCCTGATTATTCATCCTCTCATCCGCTTTAACGGATGAAGCAATGAATGACCTGGCTACAACAACCGAGCTCTGCCGCCTGATGGGCGAGCCTACCCGCCTGCGCTTTCTGGGCGTGCTCGGTGAGGAAGCGCTCACCGTGGCCGAGCTCATGCAGGTCACGGGCGTCACCCAGTCGCGGGCCTCGGCCCACCTGGCCAAGCTCAAGGAAGCGGGCCTGGTCCATGACCGCCCGGCCGGGCCGGCGACATTCTACGCGCGCGCCGACGAGAGCATGAGCGGCGAGGCGCGCGCCCTCTGGGACGTGCTGCGCGGCCAGACCAGTGATGCGCTCTTTGAGGAAGACGCCCAGCGCGCCCGCGCCATTGCCGCCGCGCGCGCCGGTGAGGGCGTCAAGTGGGCCGACACCGTGGCCGGACAGATGGAGCGCCACTACTCGCCGGGACGGACCTGGGAAGCCACCGCCCGCGGGCTGCTGGGGCTGTGCGAGCTGGGCGACGTGCTTGATGTCGCGTCGGGAGACGGTGTGAACGCCGAGCTCGTTGCGCCGCGCGCGAAATCGGTGACCTGCATCGATGCGAGTGAAAAGGTCATCGAAGCAGGGCGGCGGCGGCTCGCGCACCTTGGCAACGTCCGCTTCGAGAGCGGCGACATGCACGCGCTGCCCTTTGCGGATGCAAGCTTCGACCAGGTGCTGTTGATGAACGCGCTGCAGTACGCCAAGAGGCCCGCGCAGGTCGCTGCCGAGGCGGCGCGCGTCCTGCGAAAGGGCGGGCTGCTCACGCTGGTAACGCTCAAGCGCCACCGGCACGAGGGCGCGGTGCGCCCCTACAACCACGAGAACCTGGGCTTTGCGCCCGGACAATTGAAGCGCCTTCTGGAGAAGGCAGGCCTTGCGGTAGGCACCTGCGCGGTGACCTCGCGCGAGTCCAAACCTCCACATTTCGAAATTATCTCGGCCTACGGCCGCAGGAAATAATCCCGGCCCCGGGCCGGCCGAAGCAAGGAAGAAACACCATGAGCACGCGCGAGCAGCGGATCGCTGCCCTCCATGAAGAACTCAGCAAGCGCATCCTCGTCCTCGATGGGGCGATGGGCACGATGATCCAGCAGTACAAATTTGAAGAGGCCGACTATCGCGGCGGGCGTTTTGCCGACTACGATCGCGACCTGAAGGGCAACAACGACCTGCTCACGCTCACCCAGCCCCAGGCTATCGGGGATATTCACCGCGCCTATCTCAAGGCCGGCGCCGACATCATCGAGGCCAATACCTTCTCGTGCACGCGGGTGGCACAGGCCGACTACGGGCTGGAGGATCTGGCCTACGAGCTGAGCGTCGAGGGCGCGCGCCTTGCCCGCAAGGTCTGTGATGAATTTGAGGCCGCCGACGGTAGGCCGCGCTTTGTCGCGGGCATTCTGGGACCGACCAATGTGACCGCCTCGATCTCCCCGGACGTGAACGATCCGGGCTACCGCGCCGTGACCTTCGACCGGCTCGTTGCCGACTACACCGAGAACGCGCGCGGGCTCATCGAGGGCGGCACGGACATCCTGCTCATCGAGACGATCTTCGATACGCTCAATGCCAAGGCCGCGGTCTTTGCCGTGCGAAAGCTCTTTGACGAGACCGGCGAGCGCCTTCCCGTGATGATTTCCGGAACGATCACGGACGCCAGCGGTCGCACGCTCTCGGGGCAGGTGACCGAGGCGTTTTACAACTCGCTCTGCCATGCCGAGCCGGTGAGCATTGGTCTGAACTGCGCGCTCGGTGCCGACCAGCTCCGCCAGTACGTCGAGGAACTCTCGCGCGTGGCGCAGACTCATGTGAGCGCCCATCCCAACGCGGGTCTTCCCAACGAGTTCGGCGAATACGACGACACGCCCGAAGGCATGGCCGCGCAGATCGGCGAGTGGGCGCGCAGCGGCTTCCTCAACATCGTGGGCGGCTGCTGCGGCACGACGCCCGCGCACATTCAGGCCATTGCCGACGCGGTGAAGGGACTGGCCCCCCGCAAGATCCCGGAGCGCCCGGTGCGATGCCGGCTCTCGGGGCTGGAGCCGCTCACCATCGGACCCGAGAGCAACTTCGTCAACGTGGGCGAGCGCTCCAACGTGACGGGCTCGGCCAAATTCCGGCGCCTCATTACCGAGGGCGACTACGAGGCCGCCCTCGACGTGGCGCGCGAGCAGGTCGAAAACGGCGCCCAGATCATCGACGTGAACATGGACGAGGGCATGCTCGACTCCCAGGCGGCGATGGTGAAGTTCCTGAACCTCATCGCCGCCGAGCCCGACATCTCGCGCGTGCCGGTGATGATCGATTCCTCCAAGTGGCCGATCATCGAGGCGGGTTTGAAGTGCGTCCAGGGCAAGGGCGTGGTGAACTCCATCTCCATGAAGGAGGGCGAGGAAGCGTTCCTCGCCCAGGCGAGGCTTGCCCGGCGCTACGGCGCGGCGGTCGTGGTCATGGCCTTCGACGAGGAGGGCCAGGCCGATACCATCGAACGCAAGGTCGACATCTGCGCGCGCGCCTACAAGCTTCTCACGGAGCAGGTCGGTTTCCCGCCCGAGGACATCATCTTCGATCCCAACATCTTCGCCGTGGCGACGGGCATTGAAGAGCACAACAACTACGGCGTCGCCTTCATCGAGGCCACGCGGCGGATCAAGAAAGAGCTGCCCCATGCGCTGGTGAGCGGCGGCGTCTCCAACGTGAGCTTCTCGTTCCGCGGCAACAATCCCGTGCGCGAGGCGATCCACTCGGTGTTCCTCTTTCACGCCATCGCGGCCGGGATGGACATGGGCATCGTCAACGCCGGGCAGCTCGAGGTCTATGAGGAAATTCCCAAGGACCTGCTCGAGCGTGTCGAGGACGTGATCCTCAACCGCCGTCCCGATGCGACAGAGCGCCTCGTGGAGTTTGCCGAGACCGTCAAGGGCGGCGAAAAGGAAGCCAAGCAGGATCTCGAGTGGCGCGGCTGGCCTGTGGCCAAGCGGCTCGAACATGCGCTCGTTAAAGGCATCGCCGACTACGTCGAAGAGGATACCGAGGAAGCGCGCGCCGCCGCGACGCGCCCGCGCGATGTGATCGAGGGCCCGCTCATGGACGGCATGAACGTCGTGGGCGACCTGTTCGGCTCGGGCAAGATGTTCCTGCCGCAGGTCGTAAAGAGCGCCCGCGTGATGAAAAAGGCCGTGGCCTACCTGATTCCATATATCGAGGAAGAGAAGGCGAAGAACGACGACACCTCCTCGAACGGCCGCGTTGTGCTTGCCACCGTCAAGGGAGACGTCCACGACATCGGCAAGAACATCGTGGGCGTGGTGCTCCAGTGCAACGGCTACGAGGTGATCGACCTGGGTGTCATGGTTCCTGCGCAGAAGATCCTGGACACTGCCAGGGAAGTCAGCGCCGACATCATCGGGCTCTCGGGACTCATTACGCCCTCGCTCGATGAGATGGTTCACGTCGCCAAAGAGATGGAGCGC
This sequence is a window from Chrysiogenia bacterium. Protein-coding genes within it:
- a CDS encoding metalloregulator ArsR/SmtB family transcription factor codes for the protein MNDLATTTELCRLMGEPTRLRFLGVLGEEALTVAELMQVTGVTQSRASAHLAKLKEAGLVHDRPAGPATFYARADESMSGEARALWDVLRGQTSDALFEEDAQRARAIAAARAGEGVKWADTVAGQMERHYSPGRTWEATARGLLGLCELGDVLDVASGDGVNAELVAPRAKSVTCIDASEKVIEAGRRRLAHLGNVRFESGDMHALPFADASFDQVLLMNALQYAKRPAQVAAEAARVLRKGGLLTLVTLKRHRHEGAVRPYNHENLGFAPGQLKRLLEKAGLAVGTCAVTSRESKPPHFEIISAYGRRK
- the metH gene encoding methionine synthase, coding for MSTREQRIAALHEELSKRILVLDGAMGTMIQQYKFEEADYRGGRFADYDRDLKGNNDLLTLTQPQAIGDIHRAYLKAGADIIEANTFSCTRVAQADYGLEDLAYELSVEGARLARKVCDEFEAADGRPRFVAGILGPTNVTASISPDVNDPGYRAVTFDRLVADYTENARGLIEGGTDILLIETIFDTLNAKAAVFAVRKLFDETGERLPVMISGTITDASGRTLSGQVTEAFYNSLCHAEPVSIGLNCALGADQLRQYVEELSRVAQTHVSAHPNAGLPNEFGEYDDTPEGMAAQIGEWARSGFLNIVGGCCGTTPAHIQAIADAVKGLAPRKIPERPVRCRLSGLEPLTIGPESNFVNVGERSNVTGSAKFRRLITEGDYEAALDVAREQVENGAQIIDVNMDEGMLDSQAAMVKFLNLIAAEPDISRVPVMIDSSKWPIIEAGLKCVQGKGVVNSISMKEGEEAFLAQARLARRYGAAVVVMAFDEEGQADTIERKVDICARAYKLLTEQVGFPPEDIIFDPNIFAVATGIEEHNNYGVAFIEATRRIKKELPHALVSGGVSNVSFSFRGNNPVREAIHSVFLFHAIAAGMDMGIVNAGQLEVYEEIPKDLLERVEDVILNRRPDATERLVEFAETVKGGEKEAKQDLEWRGWPVAKRLEHALVKGIADYVEEDTEEARAAATRPRDVIEGPLMDGMNVVGDLFGSGKMFLPQVVKSARVMKKAVAYLIPYIEEEKAKNDDTSSNGRVVLATVKGDVHDIGKNIVGVVLQCNGYEVIDLGVMVPAQKILDTAREVSADIIGLSGLITPSLDEMVHVAKEMERQDFRVPLLIGGATTSKVHTAVKVAPGYEGATVYVTDASRAVGVASKLLSEGQRAGYLEELRAEYDQVRAKHAGRRSKSKSLSLQAARENRVPIDWSAEAPARPSFTGTKVFEDYPLEELRAYIDWTPFFQTWELAGRYPAILEDETVGEEARKLLADANKMLDEIIAGKLLHARAVLGLFPANATGDDIEVYEDEKRNKVRAKLHTLRQQMEKAPGRPSFALADFVAPKDSGKADYVGAFVVTAGIGLEEIVKKYEADHDDYHAIMAKALADRLAEAFAERLHERVRKELWGYAAGEKLASEELIAEQYQGIRPAPGYPACPDHTEKGTIFELLGAEDAAGVKLTESYAMWPAAAVSGLYFAHPKAQYFGLGKIQRDQVA